A stretch of Penaeus vannamei isolate JL-2024 chromosome 18, ASM4276789v1, whole genome shotgun sequence DNA encodes these proteins:
- the LOC113803798 gene encoding regulator of microtubule dynamics protein 1, whose amino-acid sequence MFLRFGIRKCLFPVIRKTARTRVTSASFSRLVTGNVAKVAKTSIPSAVMFGVLGSGFYVGSVLANENTLETLLAEADELYEAMKYEDIYALLSAHKEVKHDEILWRLGRATYEKAKAAKTDDEKKVLYREALDYVEEALAINSENFAVHKWMSILIDYVYGYEGTKARISQSYNVKHHMEKACQLNPTDGTSRYLLGYWYYSIASIPWYQRKIASVVFATPPSGTYEDALEEFLHAEKLEPNFYSKNLLMIGKCYQMLGKKEEAKQYLTRAMDYPAKTLDDKEAVDEATQLLKGM is encoded by the exons ATGTTTCTAAGATTTGGAATTAGGAAATGTTTATTTCCTGTAATCAGGAAAACGGCAAGGACAAGAGTTACTAGTGCATCCTTTTCTCGACTGGTAACAGGGAATGTAGCGAAG gTAGCGAAAACAAGCATCCCAAGCGCTGTCATGTTTGGAGTCCTTGGAAGTGGTTTCTATGTTGGAAGTGTTTTAGCAAATGAGAACACTCTGGAGACTCTCTTGGCTGAGGCAGATGAGTTGTATGAAGCAATGAAGTATGAGGACATTTATGCTCTTCTCAGTGCTCACAAG GAAGTGAAACATGATGAAATTCTTTGGAGACTGGGAAGGGCCACATATGAAAAAGCAAAGGCAGCTAAAACAGATGATGAAAAGAAGGTGTTATACAGAGAAGCCTTGGATTACGTAGAAGAAGCTTTGGCTATCAACAGTGAAAACTTTGCTGTCCACAAGTGGATGTCCATTCTTATTGACTATGTGTATGGATATGAAGGAACGAAAGCTAGGATATCACAGTCATACAATGTTAAACATCACATGGAG AAAGCCTGTCAATTGAACCCTACCGATGGAACCTCTAGATATCTCCTAGGATATTG GTACTACAGTATAGCCAGCATCCCATGGTACCAGAGGAAGATTGCTTCTGTTGTATTTGCTACACCTCCCTCGGGAACGTATGAAGATGCGCTGGAAGAGTTCTTACATGCAGAGAAACTGGAACCCAACTTTTATAG TAAAAACTTGTTGATGATTGGGAAATGCTACCAGATgctagggaaaaaagaagaggcaaaGCAGTACCTGACTCGCGCCATGGATTATCCAGCAAAGACTCTCGATGATAAAGAGGCAGTGGACGAAGCAACTCAACTTTTAAAGGGAATGTAA